The Coffea arabica cultivar ET-39 chromosome 9c, Coffea Arabica ET-39 HiFi, whole genome shotgun sequence nucleotide sequence CCCCGAAAGTTCCTTCTCAAAATAAGATGCAAAAAGGACGAAAATAAGTCCATTATATTAGGTGAATCATCAACAGTGCAATATATATGAGAGACTACATAATGTGTCAAAGAAGTACAATAGATGCTATGTTTCAGAGAAAGCGAATCGAACAATACCCATTTATTTCACTTCAGAAGGCCAAGTAAAGGCTCCAAAGCATATGTACCAAAAGACGTAATAAACACTATATGTCAGAGTTTGTATTTGCTTAGATGATAGGCAATTGCAAGCACAAGACCAATGAGCAGCGAAGACCCACAGGGATTACTCTGACACAGTTTAATCTTCGAAAATTTAGTATCAGTACAAAGGGACAAAAACAAATGTATGTATGATGGTCACTAAAGGAGAGGAATTACTCTTGTTTTCATTAATACTCTGGTAGAGAGGAGAGTCAGCCACGTTGAAGTCCAGGAAAACAGCTACATCCTTCCCACCAGCCGATGCTTTCACAAAATAATCATCTATATCCCTAATAATACCACTCAAAGTCTTTTTTCTTCTCCAGATTACCATGGACAAGTCTGCAGTATCCTTGGTGTGCCAGCTCATCACTGAAGAATTTTCGTCAACAACACTGGCAGTTTGTTTCTTGACAGGAGTAATATCAACAGTATTATTTACAGCAACTACATCCACCTGATCTTCTTCCTCAAACTCAGTATTCGCCTCTGCCCAGTTCTCCTCCTCAATTTGCTCCTCCTCTATCTTACTCTTCTGTTGACAGTTTGGTGATGTTGAACCAAAAGGGTCCCAGTATTCCCACGACGTACTCAGAACTGGAGGTGGTGGAGTGTGACTATTGTCCTCATCAATGTCTATGATTTCCTCTTCAGAAGTCTTCATGTGGTGATTGTTATGAGAGTTTCTCAAATCAGGGCTAAAAGACGGTGGGGGAGGAGGGGAAGGCGGCAAAGGGGGGGGAGGTGAGGGTGGCAGTGCATGACCCAAAGCACCATCCTCAATTTCCAATGACTCTGACTCAGTGAATTGGCGAAGGGTCACTCCAGTATTTCTCAATGCCCTTAAATATTCTAATTGGGAATCAGCATACTGTTTCCTCAATACCAACAACCGTTTCAATATTCTCTTCCTCTCCTTGCAAATTCTCACCCTTTCTTCTTTATCAATGCTTGATACAACACAACCCATTCCTTCAACGTTGACAAGTCCAAGTTTACCCAGCTATAACTCAAACCAGTACCCTATAAAGCCCCCAAATTACCAAATGCTGGTCAAAATTTTTAGGAATCTGCAGAGAAAATGAAGCGGAAACTTTTAGTATCAAGCTGAAAATCGTAATCATTCTACAGAATTAACCTTGCCAATGCAGTTTTGCCTCAATGTTATACATTGAACTCCTTAACAAGTTTCAATTGAAGAATGAAATGATTAGAAGCATGTCATCTGCAAACCAAATAAAGCTGCAGGAAACATGTTTCGAAGCTGTTTGTGCATTTTGTTACCTCAATTTCTAAGAATTTCAGAGCACCAAAAGAAGTGATAATTCAAATCAATTGTAACAAATTAAAGTCATGGAAGACTCGCCCTAAACTACACTTACAGCTTTCTAAAACACTTTGATAGATGATCAAGATTCTGCAACCAGGAAGAAGACAAAACAGATTGCATGTATTCTTTCCATCATGTACCCTGTAAAACTATGTCAGCTCACAAACCAAAGATAAAGCTGTCAAAGTTACCTTAAAAAAGGGTGTCAGTTAGCTAACAAAATAAAAATCGTGGCAATGCCTCCAACCCAGAAACTCCTATTTCTTGAAATCCCTTTACACTCCAGATCCACAGCATATATGAACCTGCATTGCCATTtctactttaaaaaaaatttacttggaaaataaaagaacaGTTCAAAGGGAGTCCTAAATTCCCtgtatttcttgaaaatgaaacaacaaatcaacaaaaaaaaaagtgactttttttaatatatttttgcagGCCTGAtagaagacaagaaaacaacGGGGAGTACTGACAGAAAAGTTGTCAGAGGTATGGAGAACAGCAGCAAAGTGCTACAAGTAAAATGACTAACTAGTCAAGGATTTGAAAACGTTAAAATAAAAAGGCGAAAGAGAAATGAAAAGGTATAAAAGCAGAGAaagaagattcttttttttctttgtcgaAAGAGAAAGAAGATTCTGGCTGAAGAGATTTTAGAGACAGTCTAGTCTTCATAGTTCACATGAAGGAGAGAGAGCATTCATTGGAGGAGAACAACGCAGAGGAAAAAAGGCTTCCGAAAAGTGGAAAGCGAGCACGAAACTCGAGATCATGAGAAGCATCCAAGGCTCCAAGATGGGCAGGGTGCGTGctaactaggggtggcaatttctgacacaattcaaaaatatgacACGAACCTAATACGAAATTAATAgatttgggttgaggtttcgagagttcgggtcagaatcgggtcgaaTCCGATgaatccgaaaagaaaacaTGTCACTTTCGGGTCAACctgtggtgacctgatatgacctgATGTGACCCGTTTATaaattaaaactaatttaataaacataaaaattattttatctaactaaactaaatcatttttttccaaaggcattaattacttaattctaaatgaatttatttaacttgtgtgaagttaaaattattatatttggacaaataatatattatgttattttttacttttatactgttttaatttattttatatttggtttgagataaaacacttttatggtgtttaatttattttagatttggtttgaaattatttatttaaaaatttattacttgatgatgtaattaattttgtgaaaaattgattttattagaaattacagtgataaattaataaattaaaattaagtttcgggtcatttcgggtcgacccgccaacccgaaattttcgggttcgtgtTAGGTACCCTGACCCGTTTCAGGGTTGgggggtcgggttcgggtcaacaggtTCTTTGTTATACTTAAGTCTCAACCCGACCCGAcaacccgaacccgacccgatTGCCACCCATAATGCTAACCTGGCACAACAAAGTAGCAGTACACTAGTACTAGCGTACTAGAATGGGATAATCTGAGATATTAGCTCGTAGTCTcacctcaagagttgccggcttttgaggtttcCTGTGGATTTAGGTTTGTCAAATGCAAAAGTCTTCAACGGCTTTGAAAAAAAGACAACTGGCTGTCCGGGTTGAGTGAGCCCTCTTTAGGACTTAGTAGCAGCTCGCCTGGTTAGGTTAGTTATCCCACATCGATGAGTTGGGGGAGGGGTTTGAGTAGTTGATAAGTCTCCTCAGAAACCTCAAGAGTTGCCGACTTTTGAGGTTTCCTGTGGATTTAGGTTTGTCAAATGCAAAAGTCTTCAACGGCTTTGAAAAAAAGACAACTGGCTGTCCGGATTGAGTGAGCCCTCTTTAGGACTTAGTAGCAGCTCGCTTGCTTAGGCTAGTTATCCCACATCGATGAGTTGGGGGGGTTTGGGTAGTTGATAAGTCTCCTCAGGaacctcaagagttgccggcttttgaggtttcCTGTGGATTTAAGTTTGTCAAATGCAAAAGTCTTGAAcggctttgaaaaaaaaagtctcaCTTCCGTCCTCTTCTGaagttttcaaaatatcataGGCTCCGTTTGAATTTGCAATTGTtttcaaaaactgtttttgtcaatgttttgaaaaccggaccggacTGGCCGATttgaccggttgaaccgccAACCGGCGATGACACCGATCCGGTTCAATGCCATAGTTGACTTTGTCAGAAAACCGGTCAAGAACCGATCGAACCGTAAAAACCGCGGTCGAACCACTATTGAACTGGTTTTCaaccttcctcttttttttttttttttcctttttgcaaaatgtagCTATCAAAATTCAAACTCAAAACCTTTGTAAAAGAAGACCAATGTATTAAccgttgcaccatcacatcctattagttttttttttgataacttatttatataaagcaaacactcatatttcttttttccatttttcttacaaaatctcatggctctttctttttaattttcaactctctctctctctctctattctcttttttttttgtcactccctttttaatcaaatctctttatttttaatttactgatgttttcttccatcttttaattttgtttttgtccattaaattgaaaaaagttcaaaaagaattatttttttaacccaaattatttaatgttacaaccactcacttttatctcattttttgtttcttatcaagtttacatttttattttcgattttcttgacttccttcgaactccaaacttccttttttaaattgcaatctctaaaacgtaaattaaaatttaagttcacaatatctaaattctcatagacgtgaattttgtataatttcaaaatattgtgatatctttgggttggatttagatataattgaaattgagatgaaatttatttgttttaacttataatttaaaaaatttatttttaaaaaatccaagttattaaaaaatagtaaatctttcatcatataaagtattaaattaatccattacatgtcttattttgtacatatatatatttatataaataattttttaaaaaattcattgaaccgaggttgaaccggtccgaccggttgaacctcgaccctttcacttcaccggttcaatgaacggtccggtttttaaaacattggtttTTGTCTTTCAACGACACAAATGTTGTGATCCAATAATAATTAAGTGTACAGTGAAACTAACACAAACCTATCATTTTTGTGAAAAGCCCCAATTATGTTGTATTCAGCTATTCTTTGACTACTCAACCCTAAAACACTTTCCCATTCGCAATTGAGTGTGAACGTCGCTACAATCCAAACTCGAACTAAATCTCTACTTTTGGAAATGCTGCTCTAAAGAAAGCTCGCCGACTGAGTTTGCTTTTCTGCCGCTTCTCACACGTTTTCAAACATTCGGTGCAAAGACTCATTGCCAGAGTTCGTCTGGCATCAAGGAACTCTGACTCCCTCTTCGCTCTGCATCgaaatttggtatttttttcCCTTGCTTTCAAATGCTTTTTAGCTGATTATTGTCTAGAATAATGAGTGGATTTTTTGTGTCTTGCGGTCTTTTTGGTTAAAAATGTCAAATTGATGTGGCAAGTGACAAATATATGTGATACACTTGGGATCTGGTTTCTAGATGAGGTTCGATTTCATCTGGGTTGGACTTCATTTGAGGAGATTTTTGCTGTTTCCGGAGAATTTTGAAATGCTTTGGTAGAAAATTGGTGGCTTTatattttgtattgttttatGGCTGCATGTCAGAACTATTTTTTTCTGATGATTGTTTGAATGCGAACATATTTTCCTGAATTTATTTGGCtggataaaagggaaaaaactaATTGTAACCATTTAAGTGTTTGTTTATATTATGGAAATAAGAGGGGCACATTATTTTTGGTATGTAAGTAAAAAGGAAACAATTATTTTGAGTGCTGAAATAATTACTATACTTAATAATTGTTTGGTAAGAAGATATAGGAAAAGATTTCATGGAAGTGTGGGACAGTTTGATATGTTAATTATTAGATAGAGTTTAATAGAAAGCATTAATCTGTTGTCGTGCATTGAAGCCATATATTCACGACCTCAGCTCTTGAAAAGACAGTGAAGTTGCTTGTAGGATGCTATTGTGaatttgagattttggttatTCCAGTGATTTCAAAAGccaccaaaaaaaatataagagcTGCTTGCTTCATTGTTTTATTTTAGTTATGAGTGTTTGGACAGTTTTGACAACCTGTTGAAAAGATGTGTAAAATGGGTTTTGGATGAATAGTTCTTACTTTAGTatgttaattttttgtttttggaaaatGATTTGTAGTCTAACTTGAAATAGTTAAATGCTTGTCTACCATTTTTTACTTCGGAGATGCTGTTGGTGAAATTATATGTGCACATCTAAACCATGCTGGCAGCTTCAGGAAAGCTTAAATTCTATCTGAGAAAAGTAGCAAGTGTAGCCTATGTTGCTGCCATGACTTAGAGTGAAGCTTTTGGAAATATTAAAGTGGAAGTTTTTATGTAATTGGGAAGGTCAGAGGAAGTTGTTAATGCATATCCTCCCCTCCTTAGCACATTAACTTCCTGGACACAggggcggagccagaaaaaaattttagtgggggcaaaaataacaccaaaattttttatctactctttttttaattttttaagcaaaaaaataataaattcatCAACAAGTACAAATGGGGGAAGAAAGAAGAGCCGTCGGTTGTGAAGGGAAAATGGGGACCAAAGGAGGAAAGGGAATTGGGGAGTGGGGACCAAAAGGAAAGACTGATATAATTGGTACATGGCTATGTTGGGGAAAAAATGGGAGACCAGGGGAGGAAAGTGAatgatataaattttgtgaCTTATTTTTCACATTTGTTCTAAAAAAACTCTGGGAGCACCTTTACAATTATATCAAAATTGTAGAACTATTATACAAATTTGAGGGAAGGCAGTGGGGGCCCATGCCCCCAGTGCCCCCACCTTAAATCCGCCCCTGCCTGGACACCATCCACTTTCAAGTGTGTTTACTGTGAAGCCACCCATGTGAAATCTGATATGAGAAAAAACAGTCTGTGGTGGAATAAGTTTTTACTTGTTATATTGCTAGCCTCAATGGAAATTAGTGTAGAGTAGTTTTTTCATGGTGTTTTTCCATATTGTGCACTGTCCTCTATGTGTCTTGCCTTGTCTAATATAAAACTGAACTCATGTTGCCATATTATTCTTGCTACTACTGTGTTTTTTCCGCAATGAACTACCTGATGCTATTTAAGGCTTGtaattttttttcgaaaccTCGAAAACACTTGATGTCTGCTATCTAAATTCATACTGCTGTTCGGTGCTAAAAAACAGGGTAGTCTGACTTGTATGGTTGCCGCTATCTAAGGCTACATGCCCTCTATTACCTGTAGTGTTGCCAAAGGTATATTTGTTTGTTTCCCCTTTGTTCATTGCCTTGCGAATAGACTTTTTTCCTATGTCAACCCAGCATTGAAGCAGAATTGCATCCAGAATACTCGTTCATCCAGCTCAACTTGGGGGGAAAACGATTTAAGGCGGTGCATTTTTAACTACTACAAGGTAATTCTTGCTCCTCCTTCAgtttgattattattatgtcCTCTTTGTATCTTGAATAATCATGCATGtcactttatttctttgtttgtTTCTAGATTTATTTATAGTTAATTAAAGATGAGAAAACAAAGGCGCAGAGGTTCGGAGCGTTTGCATTTCTCTAAGCAGCATGAAATTGCTTTTGCCCACCACCTTTTAAACATGTATAGAGCTAGTGAAATTAAGGACAATAACATTTCTAGCTTTGTGGTTCCCGAAATACAACGGCAGTTGAACTGCCAATCCCGTACCTTCTTCACTTTCGATAGTATAAGAGCCAAATACTATGCATTGCGAGAGCTAACTAAACTATACATTGCCTTCAAAAGGCGGGGAACGGGATTGGATTGGGATAGCCAGAAGTTTACCTTCCTTATGGACGATAACAAGTGGGTCAAGATGGAGCAGGTATTACTATTCAATAATTGAGTTTTTATATCTGCCATGGCTGTGTTTTTACTCCTTATATGTGCTGGTTTTGTTAACTCCCTTTTGGCTGTCATTTTTGTATCAGGTGAAcccaaaatttgtaaaatttcaaaatgactGCTCAGTCTATCATTTACTTGAGGAGGTATTTGTCAACCAAGGCGCAGCAGGAGACTTCAGCTCTAACTTCGAGAACGACCACCGTACTTCAGCCGAGGAGCAAGACATGGAGACTGCTGCACGATGTGCACGGGGAAAGGGAAGGTCGAACTATGTGGATGACAATGCTGATGTTGAGGTAATAGGGGCGAAAGAAGAGAAAGGGAAGAAGGGTAAAGGAAAACGGAAGTCGGGTGATTGCTCAAGCAGTAGTCCTATGTCCACCACCTCTGGTTCAGTAACTGATAGATACCTTAGGGCTCTTGACACCATTGAGTCGCTGGTTAGTCGAAAGAAGAGCAGTAGCATGAGTGTGTCAGTCAGCTCTCCGACCAAGTATCGTTCTGGCCGAGATGGATAGAAGAAATTGGACTACAACCCCGCCTGACTATTTGGCTATTTGGAATTTAGTTGGATCAGACGCCGACCGCATCACCTTTACGAAGTTAAAAGGCTATCTCCCGCCTGACCATGGCACTCAGGAGCCCCTTCCCCCAACCCCGTTATAGTCGTTTGTGCATTTGGAGCACTTTTTTAAAACTCGAGTTGCTGCCTTTGTTTGTTTATGCTTGAGACCATTAGTTATAGTATTTGCTACTGGAACTTTGAGTGTTTTTTTTACTATGCTTGTCATTTGTTTATTCAAATTCAGGATGCTTTATGGCCATGACTTTGTTGAATATTCGTTAATTCTTATAATTCTGACAAGTAAACAATGAGTTGTCAGGTTTTATTCATAATGTTTGTGGCCAAATCAGCAGTTACTCTAGTATTTTCGGATATTGCCGGCCAATACATTAAAGCATCATTCTAACTCCATTTCACTTATATGATACTATTTTGTTAAGACATGCTTGTTCATAATTGTGTCTTGAAAAGGCAAGTAATGACTTGTCTTTGTAAGAACATATAATTTCGATTATTAACTATTGCAGGTGTAGAGCATTTTTTTAAGTCATTTATGATTAATTGGGAGCCTATTGGTCTTGATTTTGATCATTACTGCTGCCATAAACCTTGCAAATTCACCTTTGACGAAGTTGCACCAATAACACGTGATGGAAAATGATCATTATGCGCATGGTGGGAAAACTTCTGATGAATCGGACGAGGAGGAGCTCCTTTTGACCTTCACTATGTTTTGTTCTTCTTGGATTGGCCTTATTCGACCCGTACCTACACCCTTTGCAGCGGCGACGAATCCAAAATGGTACACAGTCGGGTGCTCAATGGGTTCTAGAGCTAATAAACGGCCATCGAGACAGAATATTCGACAACCTTCGCATGGAAGCTCCCATTTTCCTGCAATTATGTGACTTATTGCTTGAGCGGGGCTATTGGGAGCCGCACCCTACACAACGGGTGGGAATTCATAAGTCTGTCGCCATTTGTCTTCTGTGCTTGAGTCATAATGAGCGACATAAGGTGCTAGCCGAGAGATTCCAACATTCTTCTGAGACAGTGGACCGCCATCTACGACGCTGCCTTCGATCTCTCGTTCGATTAGGACGCGACTTGATCAGACCAATAGATTATCACACAATTCATCCAAGAATACAGAACAATGCGCTATTCTAGCCATGATTTAAGGTTAAGGATTTAATGTTTAGTTAGTCATTATAAAAACCTGTTAAATATGTAACACTGGGCCATGTGATTAGGATTGCGTTATAACTATTGATGGAACACACGTTTCACTTTGGTGTAGAGCCGAAGATAGGGATCGTTATCGGAACAGGCATGGCGGCTTATCACAAAACATTCTAGCCGTGTGTGACCATAATATAAGATTCACTTATGTCAGGATAGGGTGGGAGAGTAGCACCCATGATTCTAAGATCTTACGAGATATTTTACTTAATCCTAATTGTGCCTTTCAAATACCACCAGCAGGTGCatgaaaattaaatcaaaaaatgcCTTGCCTAATTGAGTTTTCTTATTGTTTAAATTTGAGTTGCCATAATGAACTTAACTATCTGTATATGATATGCAGGCAAGTATTATGCGGTGGACGCGGCATACACATGTAGAACTATTGAGGGGTGCACGACATACACAAATATGCCAAGATTTATTACTCCCTTTAGGAGTGCACGGGGAACCCCACAAGAGCGAGCAACAAAAGCACTTTTCAACAGACGCCATGCATCGTTAAGGGGAATTATAGAACGCATGTTTGGTGTCTTAAAAAAGTGATTTCCGATACTTAAGCCGCCCATGTAGACTATTTGATGGCAATGCAAAATAACATTGTCCTTGCTTGTTGTGCCTTGCACAACTTCATGCACAATCATGTTCCCAATGACgcatattttgttgaagaagaagTTGATGCAGCATTGGCAGATAATTTAGACCAGGACAACCAAATGGCCGGACCACAACCATTGGATATGTCGGCACAAGAAATTGCTAGCTGGAATGAAGATAGGAGAACAACAGTCGATCACATGTACTATCACCAATATCAGTAGAACATGGTAATGTCTCTCTCATGGGGCTTTCTAACTATAAGGCGGATTGTCAATACCTTTATAATAATTAATGTTTCCACGGACATATTATATCTGGCATGTAATCTTATGAAACCTATGTATCTTGCCTATTACTTTTAATTGTACCACTACAACGACATTAAGTATTTTAGAAAGTAGAGTCGAAGACAATGATCATTACCGGAACAGGCATGGCGGCTTATAACAAAACATTCTAGTCGTGTGTGATCATAATATAAGATTCACTTATGTCAGGGTAGGGTGGGAGGGGTAGCGCCCATGATTCTAAGATCTTACAAGATGTTTTACTTGATCCTAATTGTGCCTTTCCAATACCACCAACAGGTgtgtaaaaattaaataaaaaaatgccTTGCCTAATTGAGTTTTCTTATTGTTTAAATTTGAGTTGCTATAATGAACTTAACTATCTATACATGATATGCAGGCAAGTATTATGCGATGGACGCGGCATACACAAATATGCCAGGATTTATTACTCCCTTTAGGGGTGCATGGGGAACCCCATAAGAGCGGGCAACAAAAGCACTTTTCAACAGACGCCATGCATCGTTAAGGGAAATTATAAAACGCACGTTTAGTGTCTTGAAAAAGTGATTTTCGATACTTAAGCAACCCATGTAAAACTATTTGATGGCAACGTAAAATAACATTGTCCTTGCTTTCATGCGCGATCATGTTACCAATGATgcatattttgttgaagaagaagCTGATGCAGCATTGATAGATAATTTAGACCAAGGCAACCAAATGACCGGACCACAACCACTGGATATGTCGGTACAAGGGATTGCTGGCTAGAATGAAGATAGGAGAACAATAACCAATCACATGTGCTATCACCAATATTAGTAGAACATGATGATCTCTCTCTCGTGGGACTTTCTAACTATAAGGTGGATTGTCAATGCCTTTGTAATAATTAAtgggagtgtttggatacaAAACTTAtctta carries:
- the LOC113708632 gene encoding protein ALTERED PHOSPHATE STARVATION RESPONSE 1 isoform X3; protein product: MGCVVSSIDKEERVRICKERKRILKRLLVLRKQYADSQLEYLRALRNTGVTLRQFTESESLEIEDGALGHALPPSPPPPLPPSPPPPPSFSPDLRNSHNNHHMKTSEEEIIDIDEDNSHTPPPPVLSTSWEYWDPFGSTSPNCQQKSKIEEEQIEEENWAEANTEFEEEDQVDVVAVNNTVDITPVKKQTASVVDENSSVMSWHTKDTADLSMVIWRRKKTLSGIIRDIDDYFVKASAGGKDVAVFLDFNVADSPLYQSINENKRKRSNSAKVFNALTWSWSSKSLQSTRDAGDTCGPSDPCKPGAHCVTLAKLYDAERKLHREVKEEELTKLEHERKSLMLQKLEEEDHDWSKTDKARSVVESLQSDILSLQQSNSSTCSTILKLIDEELHPQLIVLISGLMCMWRRMYECHQVQNHIAQQLNHLVNQQNMEPTSEYDRQAAAQLKTEVNSWYNSLCKLVKSQREYVSALCRGLWRPLTAFYQLSAP
- the LOC113708633 gene encoding uncharacterized protein isoform X2: MPSITCSVAKGIFVCFPFVHCLANRLFSYVNPALKQNCIQNTRSSSSTWGENDLRRCIFNYYKVNPKFVKFQNDCSVYHLLEEVFVNQGAAGDFSSNFENDHRTSAEEQDMETAARCARGKGRSNYVDDNADVEVIGAKEEKGKKGKGKRKSGDCSSSSPMSTTSGSVTDRYLRALDTIESLVSRKKSSSMSVSVSSPTKYRSGRDG
- the LOC113708633 gene encoding uncharacterized protein isoform X1; protein product: MRKQRRRGSERLHFSKQHEIAFAHHLLNMYRASEIKDNNISSFVVPEIQRQLNCQSRTFFTFDSIRAKYYALRELTKLYIAFKRRGTGLDWDSQKFTFLMDDNKWVKMEQVNPKFVKFQNDCSVYHLLEEVFVNQGAAGDFSSNFENDHRTSAEEQDMETAARCARGKGRSNYVDDNADVEVIGAKEEKGKKGKGKRKSGDCSSSSPMSTTSGSVTDRYLRALDTIESLVSRKKSSSMSVSVSSPTKYRSGRDG
- the LOC113708633 gene encoding uncharacterized protein isoform X3 codes for the protein MDDNKWVKMEQVNPKFVKFQNDCSVYHLLEEVFVNQGAAGDFSSNFENDHRTSAEEQDMETAARCARGKGRSNYVDDNADVEVIGAKEEKGKKGKGKRKSGDCSSSSPMSTTSGSVTDRYLRALDTIESLVSRKKSSSMSVSVSSPTKYRSGRDG